Genomic window (Streptomyces cadmiisoli):
CACTTCGAGACGGTCGGCGACGACTGGGACGTCGAGGAGCGCGCCCTCGCCACCCTCGGGGAACTCGGCCTCGGCCACGTCGAGTTGGGGCGCACGATCGGCGAGATCTCCGGCGGCGAGTCCGTTCTGCTCCGGTTGGCGGCACTGCTGCTGCGCCGGCCGGACGTCCTCCTGCTCGACGAGCCCACGAACAACCTCGACCTGTACGCGCGCAAACGGCTCCACGCGGCCGTCGCGGCCTGGCCGGGCGTCCTGATCGTGGTCAGCCACGACCGTGAGCTCCTCGACCTGGTCGACCAGATCGCCGATCTGCGCGGCGGGGAGATCACCTGGTACGGGGGCAACTTCTCGGCCTACGAGGAGGCCCTCGCAGCCGAGCAGGAGGCGGCCGAACGCATGGTGCGGTCCGCCGAGGCCGACTTCCGCAAGCAGAAGCGCGAACTGGTCGACGCCCAGGTCAAGTTGGCCCGCCGCAAGCGGTACGGGCAGAAGATGTGGGACCAGAAGCGCGAACCGAAGATCGTGATGGGGGCGCGCAAGCGCGCGGCGCAGGAGTCCGCGGGCAAGCACCGCATCATGCACGAGGAGAAGCTCGCCGAAGCCAGGGAGCGCCTCGACGAGGCGGTGGAGGCCGTGCGGGACGACGACGAGATCCGCGTCGACCTCCCGTACACGGCGGTGCCGCCGGGCCGGTCCGTGCTCACCCTGCGGGACCTCGAACTCGCCCACGGCGCGTGTGCCGCGGGCGGTCTCGATCTGCACGGTCCGGAGCGGATCGCGCTGATCGGGCGCAACGGCGCGGGCAAGACGACGCTGCTGCGGACGATCGCCGGGGAGCTGGAACCGGTGTCGGGCGAGGCGACGGCACACGTGCCGCTGCGGTTCCTGCCGCAGCGCCTCGACGTCCTCGACGGCGAACTCACCGTCGCCGAGAACGTGGCCCGGTTCGCGCCGGGCGCCACCGACAACCGGATCCGGGCGCGGCTGGCCCGCTTCCTGTTCCGGGGCGCCCGCGCCGACCAGAGGGCGCAGACACTGTCCGGCGGCGAACGCTTCCGCGCGTCGCTGGCGGCGCTGATGCTGTCCGAGCCGGCCCCGCAGCTGCTCATGCTGGACGAGCCGACGAACAACCTGGACATGGCGAGCGTGCGGCAGCTCACCACCGCACTGGAGTCGTACGAGGGCGCGCTGGTCGTGGCCAGTCACGATCTGCCGTTCCTGGAGTCGATCGGCATCACGCGCTGGCTGCTGATGGACCAGGGACTCACCGAAATCACGCCAGATGCTGTCGGGTTTCCCACCTGGCGTCGGCGGCATGCCTGACAGCACACACGCGTACATCACGATCACCGGGACCAGGGATGACAAGGTCACCGTCACCGGCTCGGGCGGCGCCTGGACGACGGAGTACGAGGGGCCGGCCGACCGTTTCGAGCGGCTGTACCTGAAGCGCGACCTGTCCGCCCTGAGCGGCAGGACCCGCGATCTGGTCCGGGAGTGTCCGCCGACCACGTCGTCGACATGGGACCGGGCGCGGCGGGCGGCCGGGTGATCTTCGAGGGGACACCGGCGCGGCTCCTGGAGTCGACCGTGTCGGTCACCGGGGAGCATCTGCGGCGCGCGGTGGGGTAGACGCTCCCGGCAGAAGGTGTACGCCGGTCCGGCCCCGGGCCGGCGTACACCCGGTCCCTCCCCGGCGGGGGGACTGTCGTCACCCGGAACGGGCCTGCATGATGGGCGCCGGCATCCCGGCCGGTTCCGCCCGCGCACGTCCGCACGTTCACCCGATACGGAGACCTCCCCGTGCCCAGCAAGAAGGCTCTCGTCCGCCGCCCCGGCCCGCGCCTGGCCGAAGGGCTGGTCACCCATGTCGAGCGCACCGAGGTGGACCTCGCGCGCGCGACGGAGCAGTGGGAGGCGTACGTGGAGGCCCTGCGCACGCACGGCTGGGAGACGATCGAGGTGGACCCGGCCGACGACTGCCCCGACGCCGTGTTCGTCGAGGACGCGGTGGTGATGTACAAGAACGTCGCCCTGATCGCGCGTCCCGGCGCCGAATCGCGCCGGGCCGAGACGGCGGGTGTCGAGGAGGTCGTGGCGAGCCTGGGCTGTTCGGTGAACTGGGTCTGGGAGCCGGGCACTCTGGAGGGCGGCGACGTACTGAAGATCGGCGACACGATCTACGTCGGCCGCGGGGGACGCACCAACGCCGCCGGGCTCCAACAGCTGCGCGCCGCCTTCGAACCGCTCGGCGCCCGGGTCGTCGCCGTGCCGGTGAGCAAGGTGCTGCACCTGAAGTCGGCGGTGACGGCGCTGCCCGACGGCACGGTCGTCGGGCACATCCCGCTGATGGACACGCCGTCGCTGTTCGGGCGCTTCCTGCACGTGCCGGAGGAGTCCGGCTCGCACGTGGTGCTGCTCGGCGGCGACAAACTCCTCATGGCGGCCGGCGCCCCGAAGACGGCCGAGCTGTTCAAGGAGCTCGGGTACACCCCGGTCGTCGTGGACATCAGCGAGTTCGAGAGACTTGAGGGCTGTGTGACCTGCCTGTCGGTACGGCTGCGCGATCTGTACGCCTGATCGGACGACACCACGTCGGACGACGCACCGGAATCCACCCGATTCCGGAGGATCGGAATGCCTCGCGGACCTGGGGACGGCGCCTGAACAGCGATCTTTACAGCGCACTTAACCTACGGCTTCGTAACCTACGGATTCGTAGCCTACGATTCCGTAGGTTGCGGCATCCGCTCGCCGATTCCATCGGTTTGTCCCACGTCCCCCTGGAGTACCCGTGTCGATCACCTCTCCTCACCTCGGCAGCTCTTCCGCCTGGACTGACGCCCGGCTGCTGTACGCACTGGAGGAAGTGGTCGAAAAGGAACTCAACCGGCATCTGAAGGTCGCCAAGGACTGGATGCCCCACGAGTACGTTCCGTGGAGCGACGGCCGCAACTTCCCCGGCCTGTTCGAGGACGGCGATGCCTGGGACAAGGAGCAGTCCAAGGTCACCGAGATCGGCCGTATCGCCCTCGTGGTCAACCTGCTGACCGAGGACAACCTGCCCAGCTACCACCACGAGATCGCCACCCTGTTCGGCCGGGACGGAGCCTGGGGTACCTGGGTGCACCGCTGGACGGCGGAGGAGGGCCGGCACGGCATCGTGATGCGGGACTACCTGCTCACCTCGCGCGCGGTGGACCCGGACAAGCTGGAGGAGTTCCGCATGGCGCACATGGCGGAGGGCTTCGAGTCGGACAACCGGCACTCGATGCTGCACTCGGTGGCGTACGTCGCCTTCCAGGAACTCGCCACGCGCATCTCGCACCGCAACACCGGCCACCAGTCCGGTGACCCCGTCTGCGACCGCATGCTGGCCCGCATCGCGACCGACGAGAACCTGCACATGGTCTTCTACCGCAACCTCCTGAAGGCGGCGTTCGAGCTCGCGCCCGACCTGACCATGCAGGCCGTGCGGGACGTAGTGGTGAACTTCCGTATGCCCGGCCACGGCATGCCGGGCTTCGAGCGGGCCGCCGCGCAGATGGCCATCGGCGAGGTCTACAACCTCCGCATCCACCACGACGACGTGCTCCAGCCCGTCCTGCGCCACCTCAAGGTCATGGACATCGCCGACCTCGGCCCCGAGGGCATGAAGGCCCAGGAGGAACTCGGCCTGTACATGCACGGGCTGGACACGGAGGCCGCGAAGTTCGACGAGAAGCTGGCGGCCCGCAAGGCCCGTATGGCGGCGCGCGCCGCCGCCTCGGTCTGACGGGTGCGGGGCCGGACGCGCGTCGGGGGGCGCGCGTACGGTGCCCGGGCCGTGCTTGTACGCGCGGGTGCGCACGTACGTCCGTGAGGGGCGGCCGGTCCTGGCGCGCCCGGCGCCACCGATGCCGGTTCCGGCGAACAGAACCGGCCGGATCGGTCACATCGGCCCACGACGGCGGATCCCCCGGTGCGGGTCAGTGCGAGGAACGCCGGAGCTGAAGCCGTTCCTTCTCGGACAGTCCGCCCCAGACGCCGAAGCGTTCGTCGTTGGCCAGGGCGTACTCCAGGCAGGCGGAGCGCATCTCGCACATACCGCAGATGCGCTTCGCCTCGCGCACCGAGCTGCCCGGCTCGGGAAAGAAGAACTCGGCCCCGGTCTGCGCGCACAGGGCCTGGCTCCGCCAGGCGGGATCGGCGGGGCTGATCGTTTCGGAGTGCATGCCCCGAGCGTGCCGGACGGCGAAAAACGTTCGATCAACGTCGGATCAACGCCGCCCGCAGACCTCCGGCCGTCCCGATGATGACCGCGCCGACGCCCGGGCGCACGGCGGCGCGCGGAAGCCGCGGCACCGGGAAAGCACCCGGTCGCGCGAAGGCCGCGGCACCGGCGGCACCCGGCACGGCGGTCGGTGCCACCGGCACGCGGCCACGGCGTGGTCGCGCCAGCGATTGCCGGCAGGCGGTGCGAGACTCGGCAGTGCAGGCAACGGGCCCCCTTTCGCAAGGAGTGCGAGGATGCTCACCACCCGTTTCGTCAACGGCGCTCCCAACTGGGTCGACCTCGGCACCACCGACCTCGACGGCGCCGCCTCCTTCTACGGCGCCCTCTTCGGCTGGCGGTTCGAGTCGGCGGGACCCGAAGCTGGCGGCTA
Coding sequences:
- a CDS encoding ABC-F family ATP-binding cassette domain-containing protein produces the protein MNASVTCTSLSFAWPDGTPVFDGLDVSFGPGRTGLVGVNGSGKSTLLKLIARELAPHDGTVRVAGELGHLPQTVTLDTSLRVDEVLGIAARRAALHAIEAGDVAEEHFETVGDDWDVEERALATLGELGLGHVELGRTIGEISGGESVLLRLAALLLRRPDVLLLDEPTNNLDLYARKRLHAAVAAWPGVLIVVSHDRELLDLVDQIADLRGGEITWYGGNFSAYEEALAAEQEAAERMVRSAEADFRKQKRELVDAQVKLARRKRYGQKMWDQKREPKIVMGARKRAAQESAGKHRIMHEEKLAEARERLDEAVEAVRDDDEIRVDLPYTAVPPGRSVLTLRDLELAHGACAAGGLDLHGPERIALIGRNGAGKTTLLRTIAGELEPVSGEATAHVPLRFLPQRLDVLDGELTVAENVARFAPGATDNRIRARLARFLFRGARADQRAQTLSGGERFRASLAALMLSEPAPQLLMLDEPTNNLDMASVRQLTTALESYEGALVVASHDLPFLESIGITRWLLMDQGLTEITPDAVGFPTWRRRHA
- the ddaH gene encoding dimethylargininase — its product is MPSKKALVRRPGPRLAEGLVTHVERTEVDLARATEQWEAYVEALRTHGWETIEVDPADDCPDAVFVEDAVVMYKNVALIARPGAESRRAETAGVEEVVASLGCSVNWVWEPGTLEGGDVLKIGDTIYVGRGGRTNAAGLQQLRAAFEPLGARVVAVPVSKVLHLKSAVTALPDGTVVGHIPLMDTPSLFGRFLHVPEESGSHVVLLGGDKLLMAAGAPKTAELFKELGYTPVVVDISEFERLEGCVTCLSVRLRDLYA
- a CDS encoding acyl-ACP desaturase translates to MSITSPHLGSSSAWTDARLLYALEEVVEKELNRHLKVAKDWMPHEYVPWSDGRNFPGLFEDGDAWDKEQSKVTEIGRIALVVNLLTEDNLPSYHHEIATLFGRDGAWGTWVHRWTAEEGRHGIVMRDYLLTSRAVDPDKLEEFRMAHMAEGFESDNRHSMLHSVAYVAFQELATRISHRNTGHQSGDPVCDRMLARIATDENLHMVFYRNLLKAAFELAPDLTMQAVRDVVVNFRMPGHGMPGFERAAAQMAIGEVYNLRIHHDDVLQPVLRHLKVMDIADLGPEGMKAQEELGLYMHGLDTEAAKFDEKLAARKARMAARAAASV
- a CDS encoding WhiB family transcriptional regulator, translated to MHSETISPADPAWRSQALCAQTGAEFFFPEPGSSVREAKRICGMCEMRSACLEYALANDERFGVWGGLSEKERLQLRRSSH